One stretch of Bombus terrestris chromosome 5, iyBomTerr1.2, whole genome shotgun sequence DNA includes these proteins:
- the LOC100646944 gene encoding uncharacterized protein LOC100646944 produces MNKIIRTLVKDPMILHKWTILSNFSTISSHDVSVVEKLVTNNEILNNENTMEYIEENVKNMDAKTAVRTINILYQKFNRNKRLDQMDFTNSKGFENICKVILKDVRSLSRYDTINILRCLLFFNVSANSLLIQTLLQMIRVFLNDFTVGQIMILYSMLYNMEKSFLSESLLRALPYALEEQAQIELNSDSTNLFQVLKFCSMINNLPTKRHILQILQKNTNRINLDNVIPVFNAIYSLPKLCPSSTRLLHYVQYMILNNCNRFNFNEIQHLLHCISEKVLNSEKKFYNEALIDKLCSTVLISNTTFQQNLIILKHLNNIRFSNIPFLNCLVEKCLKNTNILERYCINTFIKGFIIADYIPHNWETIGRKLQNHAIAIDCSIPNTVSAAFHLVSLNFYCPELIEKSFILYNSLCEKNSVPFVKDITLSVLKLYWCVKQLYPEYNGFVPDESKLNETKIERDSSEIPYLIHSLKEAVGGTEYIKSGLRTKFGEFVDYVVVIQPDGSFMNTNYYDNITFVEELASLTECSKILFFAFPIEAYSINKGNLLSTVKIQLKIIETLPGFHSFVINPYLWEKFSDKEKVLHLQKVIQLKQYNSK; encoded by the exons ATGAATAAGATTATTAGAACATTAGTGAAAGATCCAATGATACTCCATAAATGGactattttatcaaattttagtaCAATATCAAGCCACG ATGTTTCAGTTGTTGAAAAATTAGTGACAAATAATGAGATATTGAACAATGAGAACACTATGGAATATATTgaagaaaatgttaaaaatatggATGCAAAAACTGCTGTTAgaactataaatattttatatcaaaagttcaatagaaataaaagattagATCAGATGGACTTCACAAATTCCAAaggatttgaaaatatttgtaaagtGATATTGAAAGATGTTAGATCTTTAAGCAGATATGATACTATAAACATTTTACGATGTTtactattttttaatgtttcggcTAACAGTCTATTAATTCAAACATTGCTTCAAATGATACGTGTTTTCTTGAATGATTTCACAGTTGGACAGATAATGATTCTATATAGTATGTTATACAATATGGAAAAATCATTTCTGTCTGAATCTTTACTTCGTGCATTGCCTTATGCTTTAGAAGAGCAAGCTCAAATTGAACTTAATTCAGATAGTACTAATTTGTTTCAAGTCCTTAAATTCTGTTctatgataaataatttaccTACAAAAAGGCatattcttcaaattttacagaaaaatacAAACAGAATAAATTTAGACAATGTAATACCAGTTTttaatgcaatatatagttTACCAAAGTTGTGTCCATCTTCTACACGACTTCTGCATTATGTACAATATATGATATTGAATAATTGTAATAGatttaatttcaatgaaatccAGCATTTACTTCATTGCATTTCTGAAAAAGTTCTAAATTC AGAAAAGAAGTTCTATAATGAAGCATTAATAGATAAATTATGTTCTACTGTGTTAATTAGCAATACTACTTTCCAACAAAACTTAATCATCTTAAagcatttaaataatatacGCTTTAGTAATATTCCTTTCTTAAATTGTCTAGTGGAAAAATgtcttaaaaatacaaatattttagaaaGATATTGTATCAATACATTTATCAAAGGCTTTATTATTGCTGATTATATACCACATAATTGGGAAACTATAGgcagaaaattacaaaatcatgcTATCGCTATAGATTGTTCAATACCTAACACAGTGTCTGCTGCTTTCCATTTAGTTTCactaaatttttattgtccGGAATTAATAGAAAAGTCtttcatattatataattcTCTCTGTGAAAAAAATTCAGTTCCTTTTGTAAAAGATATTACATTATCCGTGTTAAAATTATATTGGTGTGTAAAACAGCTTTATCCTGAATATAATGGGTTTGTGCCAGATGAAAGCAAATTAAATGAAACTAAAATTGAACGTGACAGTAGTGAAATACCTTATTTAATACATAGTCTAAAAGAAGCTGTTGGAGGTACTGAATACATAAAAAGTGGTTTAAGAACTAAATTCGGCGAATTTGTTG attatGTTGTTGTCATACAACCAGATGGCTCTTTTATGAATACtaattattatgataatattacATTTGTTGAAGAACTAGCATCACTAACAGAATGTAGCaa AATTCTCTTTTTCGCTTTCCCAATAGAGgcatattctattaataaaggAAATTTATTATCTACAGTGaagatacaattaaaaataatagaaacattACCAGGTTTCCACTCCTTTGTTATAAACCCTTACCTCTGGGAGAAGTTCTCTGATAAAGAAAAGGTGTTACATCTTCAGAAAGTCATACAATTGAAACAATACAATTCAAAATGA